GTTTAGCAACATCAGGCCCTGGGGCTACTAACTTAATAACAGCACTTGCCGATGCGATGATGGACTCAGTGCCATTGTTAGCTATTACCGGCCAAGTACCTACTGCAGCCATTGGCTCTGATGCATTTCAAGAAGTAGATGTACTAGGTATGTCGCTTTCGTGTACTAAACACAGTTACATGGTAGAGCGTCCAGAAGATTTAGCCGAAATACTACAAGAGGCCATACACTTAGCCCAAAGTGGTCGCCCAGGTCCTGTACTTGTTGATATTCCAAAAGATATTCAAATGTCGCAAGTGCCTTTTAAACTTTGGTTAGCCGCTGATGAATACTTACCGCAACTTGATTTAAACCAAGTTGCCATTGCCAATCAGTTATTAAGTGAAGCTAAGCAACCTGTGGCGTATGTAGGTGGCGGTGTACAAGCCGCTGATGCGCAAAATGAGTTAATGCAGTTTTTAAATAAAACGCAGATGCCTGCGGTATCAACACTTAAAGCGTTAGGTAGCGTATTACCAGATTACGAACACTACCTAGGCATGCTAGGCATGCACGGTACACAAGCCGCTAATATAGCGGTGCAAGAGTGTGATGTTTTAGTGTGTATAGGCGCTCGCTTTGATGACCGCGTAACTGGGAATTTAGCTAAATTTGCCGCTAAAGCAAAAGTAATTCATTTAGACATAGACGCTGCTGAAGTAGGTAAACGCAAACCAGCTAAAGCCTCATTAATTGCTGATTTAAAAACCTCATTACCGGCACTTGAGTGCTTTGTAACCTCTAAACCATGGTGCGATATAAATAAGCAGTTAAGCGTAAAACATGCGTGGCGATACGACTACCCAGGCGAAAAAGTATTTGCCCCGTATTTATTGAACCAATTAAGCCAACGTATGCCAAAAACAGGCGTAGTGTGCTGTGATGTGGGTCAGCATCAAATGTGGGTAGCGCAACACATGAAGTTTAGCCACCCGAGCAACCATTTAAGTAGTGGTGGCGCAGGCACTATGGGCTTTGGTTTACCAGCGGCTATTGGCGCACAAGTAGCACGCCCAGACGATTTTGTAATAACGGTGTCGGGTGATGGCTCAATCATGATGAACATTCAAGAGCTTGCGACTATTCGCCGTAACAATTTACCAGTAAAAATACTAATATTAGATAACCAACGCTTAGGTATGGTTCGCCAATGGCAGGAGCTATTTTTTGAAGGACGTTACTCTGAAACAAACCTTTCAGATAACCCTGATTTTGTTCAGTTAGCCGCTGTATTTGGTATTCCTGGGCAAACAATTACCCATGCCAATCAAGTTGATGATGCAATAACAGCATTAGTTAACAGCAAAGGGCCGTACATAGTACATGCCTGCATAGACGATAAAGAAAACGTATGGCCACTTGTACCACCAGGGGCTGCAAATGACGAAATGATTACGGAGAAAGCACAATGAAACACAGCCTAACTATTGCATTAAAGAGCCAAAGTATAGCGGTCGAGCGTTTTTTACGTGTAGTGCGTCACCGTGGTTTTGATCTTACGCATTTTCAGCTCAATATGGATGATGGCCACTACAATGTTGCAATGACGGTAGACAGCGATAAACCAATCCATCTTTTAACAAGCCAGTTAAATAAGCTGGTGGACGTTAAAGAAATCACTTTACAAAATTTACAGCAACAAGCTGTGTAATTGCTAACAACACAAATTTACGAGTAATTGAATAACTGTTACTCACCAATTTTTAGAATGAGGAATGCCCGCTTACACAGCGGCAAAACAGAGGTAACTATGGCTAAATTAAGAAGTGCAACAACAACTGAAGGACGTAAACGCGCAGGCGCACGTGCATTATGGCGCGCAACAGGCATGACCGACACCGACTTTGGTAAACCAATTATTGCTGTAGTTAACTCGTTTACGCAATTTGTGCCAGGGCACGTACACCTTAATCAGCTAAGTGAGTTAATGGCTGAAACAATCACGCAAGCGGGTGGTGTACCAAAAGAATTTAATACTATTGCAATTGATGACGGTATCGCAATGGGCCACGGGGGCATGCTTTACTCACTCCCTTCGCGCGATCTCATTGCCGACTCGGTTGAGTACATGGTTAACGGCCACTGCGCCGATGCGATGATCTGTATTTCTAACTGTGACAAAATTACCCCAGGGATGATGCTTGCAGCGCTACGCTTAAACATACCGGTTATTTTTGTATCGGGCGGACCAATGGAAGCGGGTAAAACGAAACTTGCTAACATCGATATTAAATTAGATTTAGTCGATGCCATGGTAAAAGGCGCTGATGAAACAGTAAGTGATGCAGATTCAGAGCAAGTAGAGCGCTCCGCATGTCCTACCTGCGGGTCGTGTTCAGGTATGTTTACTGCAAACTCAATGAACTGTTTATTAGAAGCTATTGGCCTTGCACTACCGGGTAACGGTACAACGCTTGCAACCCATAAAGATCGTAAGCAGCTATATGTAGAAGCGGGTGCTCGCATTGTTGATTTATGCCGTGAGTACTACCAAAAAGATAACCAAGACGTATTGCCACGCGCTATTGCTAACAAAACAGCCTTTATGAACTCTATGGTTGTTGATATTGCCATGGGTGGTTCATCTAACACCGTACTGCATTTACTAGCAGCCGCACAAGAAGCTGGCGTAGATTTTGACATGTCGCACATTGACGAGCTATCTCGTAAAACCCCATTTTTATGTAAAGTAGCTCCAGCAACAGCACAGTACCACATTGAAGATGTTCACCGCGCTGGTGGCATGATGGCAATTGTGCGTGAGCTAGGCAAAGCCGGTTTAGTTGATTTATCGGTAAACCACGTTGCAGGTATGACTATGGGTGAGCTTGTTAAAAAATGGGATGCGACAGATCCTAAAAACGAAGCGGCACAAAAGTTTTACCGCGCGGGACCAGCTGGCATTCGTACTACAAAAGCAATGAGCCAAGAGTGTCGTTGGGATGAAGGCGATAACGACCGCGAACATGGTTGTATTCGAAGTGTTGAACACGCATTTAGACAAGATGGTGGCTTAGCTGTACTTTCAGGTAACTTAGCGGTTGATGGTTGTATAGTTAAAAGCGCAGGCGTAGTTGACGAAATGCTGCATTTTGAAGGCACTGCAGTGGTATACGAATCACAAGATGATTCAGTAGAAGGCATTTTAAACGACGAAGTAAAAGCCGGTGATGTTGTGGTTATTCGTTACGAAGGCCCTAAAGGCGGCCCTGGTATGCAAGAAATGCTTTACCCAACGAGCTACTTAAAATCAAAAGGTTTAGCTGAAAAGTGTGCGCTGATCACAGATGGACGCTTTTCGGGCGGCACGTCTGGTTTATCTATTGGCCACGTATCGCCAGAGGCTGCAAGCGGTGGTGCTATTGCGTACGTTGAAAATGGCGACAAAATTATTATTGATATTGCAACGCGTGAGATCACGCTTGCACTAAGCGAGGAAGAGCTTGAAGCGCGTAAGCAAAAGCAATTAGCACGTGGCAAACAGGCGTATAAGCCCCTTGACCGTGAGCGTTATGTTTCGTCGGCATTAAAAGCCTATGCACTACTTGCAACAAGTGCAGATAAGGGCGCAGTGCGTGACTTAGAGAAACTGGAGGAGCTGAGCTAATTATGGTTTCTCAAGAGCTCGATTATTTTCGTGCAATTATTCAAGCAAATATGGAGCCCTTGGCTAAAGTTACTGAGGTCAGTGAAATGCCTGACCTTAGCGCTAAACTTGGCAACCATGTATGGCTTAAACGTGAAGATCAACAGCCCGTGTATTCGTTTAAATTACGCGGCGCATACAATAAATTAAATAAGTTGCCAAAAGGGTCTGTTGTAATTACTGCATCGGCTGGTAACCATGCTCAGGGTGTTGCATTAAGCGCTTCGCATTTAGGGCATAAGGCAACGATTGTAATGCCTGTTACAACGCCAGAGATAAAAGTTAACGCCGTACGCGCTTTAGGCGGTGAGGTTGTATTGCATGGACATCAGTTTGACGTAGCTAAAGCGCACGCGCTTGAGCTCACAGAGCAGCGTAATGGCATTTTTGTCCCACCATTTGACGATCCTGACGTTATTGTTGGGCAAGGTACTGTAGCGCGAGAACTCATGCAGCAGCTCAATGAGCTTGATGCGGTATTTATTCCCGTTGGAGGCGGTGGCTTACTGGCAGGCATGGCTGTTTATATAAAGTCACTTCGTCCTGATATCAAAGTCATTGGCGTAGAAGCTGATGAGAGCGCCTGTTTACAAGCTGCACTTGAAGCGGGTGAACCGGTAGAGCTTGACCGAGTAGGTAGTTTTGCCGATGGTGTAGCGGTTAAAATTATTGGCAAAGAAACATTTCGCTTGGCACAAAAGTTTTGCGATGAAGTAATCACCGTCACTAGCGATGAAATTTGCGCCGCCATGCAAGATATTTTTGTGTCTACTCGTGCAATTGCAGAGCCTTCTGGCGCTCTTGCAACGGCAGGGCTTAAAAAGTGGAGCCAACAATCGGGCTTAAAAGGGTTGCATTTAGCAGCTGTTCTTTCGGGTGCTAATTTAAACTTTGATCGCTTACGTTATGTCGCTGAGCGCACTGCGCTAGGTGAAAAAAACGAAGCGTTATTAGCCGTTACCATTAAAGAAGAAAAAGGCAGCTTTAAACAGTTTTGTGCATCTTTAGGTGGCCGTGCTATTACTGAGTTTAACTACCGTTACGCAGGGCCTGGTGAAGCGCAAATATTTGTAGGTATTGCGCTGCGCCAAGGAGAGCAGGAGCTCAATGAGCTCAAGCTGGACCTAACTAAAAACGATTACGCATTTTGCGACTTATCAGATAATGAACTTGCTAAATTGCACATACGTTATATGGTTGGCGGTAAAGCACCCGAAAAACTGCATGAACGTTTGTTACGTTTTGAGTTTCCAGAATACCCCGGCGCACTAGCGCGCTTTTTAGATACGCTAGGCAACGATTGGAATATCACGTTATTTCATTATCGGAGTCAAGGCGGCTCAATGGGCTATGTATTAGCCGGTTTTGCCATTGAACCTGAGCAATTTGAGACTTTTAACGAGCATCTAAATGACTTAGGCTATAGCGTGCAAGATGAAACGCATAATCCGTGTTTTACACAGTTTTTAACGACGCAACCTCTTTCAGAAAAAACCGCAAAGCTCGCTTCAGTTTAACAATCATTAAAGAGCAAGTACCTTACAAGGGTGCTTGCTTTATCATTTGTTTTACATATAGTTACTGATACCGTCATTAACTTGAGGAAACTTGGTTGTTACTTAAAGGATTAATACTTGGATTGTGTTGTTTTTGTGGCCAAATTGCGGCGCAAGAATCGGTCACTTTACAATTAAAATGGACGCATCAGTTTCAGTTTGCTGGTTACTACATGGCCAAAGAAAAAGGGTTTTATAAAGATGTGGGTCTTGATGTAACCATAAACCCAGCAGATCTAACAATGCCCGATGCGTTTAGTGCTGTGGCTAATGGCGACGCCGAGTTTGGTGTAGGTCATTCGGGTATTTTACAGGAACGTATAAACGGCCAATCTTTTGTAGCAATGGCGCCTATCCTGCAATATTCACCTTATTGTTGGATGGTCAAAGACACCTCTGATATTTTTCATCCTCGTGATTTTGTAAATAAGCGAATTAGTAAAGTGAGTCACAATGATAGCAATGAGTTAATGGCTATGCTGACACGCAGCGGAGTTAATACGCGTTTGCTTAGTGTATACAACGGTGACAACCCAAGCCAAGCCTGGATTGAAAACAGGCTCGATGCGATGCAAGTTTATTTATCTACAGAGCCCTACAATATGACTCAAAGAGGTATATCACATCGCCTAATATGTCCTCAGCGTTACGGCATAGATGTTTATGCAGATATCTTATATACCACTGGGGAAATGTTAAGCACATCCCCAGAAACCGTTGAAAAATTTTACCAAGCCAGCCTGAAGGGGTGGCGCTACGCAATGATGAATATGGATGAGGCCATTGCGGTTACCCAAATACTTTACGCACCTAACAAAAGTTTCCACGAATTAGCATACGAGGCTGAAGTATTAAAAGAGTACATTATGCCAGCAACAACTAGCCTGGGGCATATGTCTATTCCAAAATGGCGCCTAATTGCAGACTTATACGGTATTCACCAAACTGAGTTTGATAAGGTTAAAGCCAGTTTTATTTATAAATATCAACGACCAGAAAAAATGGAATTATCGTGGATGTTAATTGCAGCGATGATTGTGAGTGTTATCTCTATACCGTTGTATTTGCGCTTAATGTTTAGTAAAAAAATAACCGTTTAATGGCTGTTAATGTTACTGATACAATTGGCTTCCTTTCAATAAATTAAGCTGTTATGACATTAGCCGAGCAATTTACTTCACTTGACTCTATTTTAAAGCGTACTCGCATCTATTGGCAGTGCACCGCTTTTGACTTTGATGCGATCCCTTGGCCCGAACTGCGAGGCATATTAAATAGCTTAACAGATGAGCAAGTAGCAACGCTTGATACCAAGCAGAATGAATTAATAGACTTCTTTAATCCACACATTAATTTACTTGATGAATTACAGCTATTATGTGAATTACCTCAGGCAAATACCCTCCGATATAATTACCCTTTTTGGATTAGTAACGGCATAAAAGGGCGTAAGTTCGAACAACTCCAAGACTTTGTATCTGCCTTGCCAAACACAAAATTACCGGTATTAGAATGGTGTGCGGGTAAAGGGCACTTAGGCCGTATGCTCGCATTTAACGGTGCCACGCAGGTCAGCAGTGTTGAGTTGCAATCAACATTATGCGAACAAGGCCAAAAAGCAGCACTGCAACAAGGCTTGGCAATGCAATTTAGCCAAGTTGATGTATTAAAAGATGATACTACATCACTTTTTAATACACAGATGCATGCTGTGGCGCTTCATGCATGCGGCGCTTTACATCAGGCTATGATGCGCAAAGCAATAGCTGCAAACGTGCAGCAAATTAGCTTTTCACCTTGTTGCTATCATTTATTTACACCTAACGATTACTTACCAATGAGCGAGCTTGCCAAGCAAAGTCAGCTTAGGTTAACTCACCGTGATTTAAAACTAGCCTTGCAAGAAACAGTAACCGCGCCAACTCGTGTTAATAAAATACGAAAAACAGAACTTGAGTGGCGATTGGGCTTTGATGCACTCAGGAGGTCAATTACTAATGAATTACACTATGTTAGTGTTCCCTCTGTTAATAAGGCCGTGTTCTCAGGTTCATTTAAATCATTTTGTGAGTGGGCGGGCGATAAAAAAGCTTTAAAAATACCGCAAGATATTGATTATGAGTATTTTTTATCTGTGGGTGTGGCTCGAAAAAAGGTCACTGACAGAGTTGAACTGGTTCGACATGTGTTCAGAAGAGCAATTGAGGTTTGGCTTGTGCTCGATCGTGCTTTATATTTGCAACAGCATGGCTATCAAGTAAGTATTAAAACCTTTTGTGAAAAGCAGTTAACGCCTCGGAATATTTTAATTCTTGCCAATACTAACCCTTCAATCAACAACTAGTCGTTTTGGCTTAATAAGAGATGCAATGAGAAAATTAAAAAATTTGTTCGATAATAATAAAAACTGGGCTGCGCGAACAAGCGAAGCGAATCCAGAGTTTTTTAAAATTTTATCTATGCAGCAAAACCCTGAGTACTTATGGATTGGTTGTTCAGACTCTCGTGTACCCGCAAACCAAATAGTTGATTTATTACCCGGAGAATTATTTGTACACCGTAATGTAGCAAATGTCGTTGTACATACCGATCATAACTGTTTATCTGTTATGCAGTATGCGGTAGAAGTACTAAAAGTTAAACACATAATGGTTGTTGGCCATTATGGGTGCGGTGGCGTTCAAGCTGTACTAAGTGATGCAAAGTTTGGTTTTATTGATAACTGGCTTCGACATGTTGGCGATGTAAAAGAAAAGCACATAGATCAACTCAACAGCATTGACGAAGAGCAGCGCTTGAGTCGCCTTATTGAGCTTAATGTAATAGAACAAGTACGCAATGTATGCCGTACCAATATTGTGCAAGATGCATGGGAGCGCGGCCAAGATTTAACAATACATGGTTGGGTTTATGGTTTAGAAAACGGCCACTTACATGATTTAGAAGCCGTTGTAACGTGCGCGGAAGAAGAGTCGGACAGTTATAAACGTGCAATACAACATGTTTTTAAAAAAGCAGGTTGTGAGTAAATAAATGACAAAAACGGCGGTTGTTATTGGCGCTACAGGTTTAGTTGGGTCTGAGCTTTTGACGGCATTACTCAGTTGCGCTGAGTATAGTCAGGTTGTAGCCATAACACGCCGAGCGTTACCACTTTCCCATCCTCAGTTAACTAATCACGTTATTGATTTTGAAAAGTTGACTCAATACAGCGATTTATTTAAAGGTGATGTGTTTTTTTCGTGCTTAGGGACAACGCTTAAGCAAGCGGGCTCTGTAGATGCGCAGCGTAAAGTGGATTTTGACTATCAATTCATCGCCGCACAACTTGCAGCATGCAATGGCATAAGCCATTATTGTTTAGTGTCATCAAGTGGTGCTAACGCAAACAGCAATAGCGCGTATTTAAAAATGAAGGGGCAGCTAGAGCAACAGGTTGTGCCATTAGCATTTAATAAAATAAGTATTTTTCAACCGTCGTTGTTAATAGGTGAGCGAGATCACTTTAGATTAGCTGAAAAAATAGGCAGTGTGATTTTACCATTGCTTACAAAAATTGGTTTCCTAAAGCGTTATAAACCTATAACAGGAAAGCAAGTTGCTTTAAAAGTGTTAGCGGTGAGCTTAGAGCAAAAAGAGGCGCAAAAATATTATGTGCTTGATGAGCTATTTATCTAGATTTTTGTTACACATAAAAAGCAGCTCAGGCTGCTTTTTTATGCGTTGAATTAATTATTCTGCGTTTGTATTTTCGTTTAGTTGCTGTTCAAGAATAGCGACTTTAGCTTCTAACTCAGTTAGTTTTTCGCGTGTACGGATAAGTACTTGGCTTTGAATATCAAATTCTTCTCGGCTAACAAAGTCCATCTCAGCAAGTTTGTTTTGTAAAACTTGCTTTGTTTTACCTTCTAGCGTGTCTGCTAAATTTTTTACACCTTGTGGCATATTACTCGTAATTTGCTTAGCAATTTCTTCTAGTTTTGCTGGGTTGATCATAATTGTCCCTTTGGCCTTGCCTAAAATGAATATAACTAATATTACCTTATACCCACTTCATTTAACACATGATCATGTTTAGGTAATTAATTATGGCAATTGCTATGCCTGTAGTAATGGTTACGTTAAAATTGCGCGTCTTTTAAATCTTTCTGGTCGTTATGAAACTTAATCCAAAACAAGATGAAGCAGTAAAATACATTAGTGGTCCATGTCTAGTACTTGCTGGTGCCGGTTCTGGAAAAACCCGCGTTATTACAAACAAAATTGCTTACTTAGTGCAAAAATGTGAATACAAAGCACGTAATATTGCAGCGGTTACTTTTACTAATAAAGCGGCTAAAGAGATGCGTGAGCGTGTATTACAAACGCTTGGCAAGCAAGAAGCAAAAGGGTTATGGGTATCAACGTTTCATACACTGGGTTTAGAAATAATAAAAAAAGAAATAAGTACACTTGGCTTTAAACCTGGTTTTTCGTTGTTTGACGATCAAGATACCAACCAGCTGTTGTCGGAGCTCACTGAAGATGAATTAAAAAAAGACAAAGATTTACTCAAGCTACTTAAAATGGAAATTGGTAGCTGGAAAAACGAATTAGTATTGCCAGAGCAAGCAATACGTGAAGCGCGTGACGCGCAAAAGGCGTTATTCGCGCAGCTATACGCGCGCTATCAAACACAATTACGTGCTTATAATGCATTAGATTTTGACGATCTAATAATGATCCCTACGTTACTACTTACTAGCAATGCAACATCTCGTGAGCGTTGGCAGCAACGCTTTAAGTATTTGCTGGTGGATGAATACCAAGATACCAACACCAGCCAGTATCAGCTTGTAAAGCTACTCGTAGGTGAGAGAGCACGCTTTACTGTAGTGGGCGACGATGACCAATCGATTTACTCATGGCGTGGTGCACGTCCGCAAAACCTTGTTCTTTTGAGTAAAGATTATCCCGGACTTAGGCTTATAAAGCTTGAGCAAAATTATCGAAGCGCGCAGCGCATACTTAAATCTGCCAATATACTCATTGCTAACAACCCGCACGATATAGAAAAAAAACTATTTAGTGAGTTAGGGTACGGTGAGCCGATAAAAGTTATTGGGTGTCGTGATGAAGAGCATGAGTCGGAGCGTGTAGTTGCTGAAATTATTTCGCATAAATTTATGAAGCGCACCAGCTACAAAGACTACGCTATATTGTATCGTGGTAATCACCAAGCACGTGGCTTTGAAAAGTCATTAATGAGCAACCGCATTCCCTATAAAATTAGTGGCGGTATGTCGTTTTTTGCGCGTTCAGAAATTAAAGACATCATGGCGTATTTACGTTTGCTCGTAAACCAAGACGACGATAACGCATTTTTACGTATAGTAAACACGCCTAGACGAGAAATAGGCACGGTAACACTTGAAAAACTGGGCACTTTAGCCAACGAAAAACATCAAAGTTTGTTTGCTACTTGTTTTGATAACGACCTGAGTTACAGGCTAAAAGGGCGTGGTTTTAACGCTTTAGCTGGGTTTGCTCGATGGATTGTCGAATTGTCAGATAACGCGGTACGCAGTGATACGTTAGAGGCAGTGAAAGACTTAGTGCGTAATATTAATTACGAAGCCTACCTATACGAATCATCGCCCAGTGCTAAAGCGGCTGAAATGAGAATGAAAAACGTCTCTGAATTATATCGTTGGATCACAGACATGCTAACCGGAGACGCTGACAATGAACCGATGACGCTTGCCGAGGTGGTTAGTAAACTTACACTGCGCGATATGCTTGAGCGTAACGAGGAAGAAGATGAGTCCGATGCAGTTCAGCTACTTACATTGCATGCTTCTAAAGGCTTAGAATATCCGTATGTGTTTATGGTTGGCATGGAAGAAGGGTTATTACCTCATCAGGTAAGTATTGATGAAGACAATGTAGATGAAGAGCGCCGACTCGCTTACGTTGGTATTACGCGTGCTCAGCAAGAGTTAACACTAACTTATGCAAAAATTCGCCGTCAATTTGGTGAAACTTCTGAAACAGAGTTAAGTCGATTTGTGCAAGAGTTACCGCAAGATGATTTAGCATTTGAAAACAAAAAGGCGCCTAGTTCGCAGGCAGAGCGAATGGAAAAAGGGCAAGCCAGGGTAGCAAATTTACGGGCTATGTTTAAAAAACCTGAGTGAAATCAGGCGTTTTTATAACCAAAGCTGGGCTTAAACTGATTGACTGACGTGTTCTGGCTGTGACTCAGGGCAAGCTAAAGTGTGCTGTTTGCCAACAAAATATGACAAGCCATGTTTCTCCAATAAGGCTCTAAAATTAAGAATAGAGGGTCCTTTTGCAATGACCTTCATTTTTTTGAGCTTAGTGATAGGAAGCACACCTTGTAGTTGCAGGTCGTAACTATCTTGTTGCAATATTCGCTTGCTAAAGGTGGAGCTAAGCAATAGATAGTCAAAATTTACATCGGTTAATAGGTTAAGTTCACATCTGTCTTTAGCAAAATTATTTAAGCCAATTGAGTAGCCTAACAAAGATAATTGCTTAAGATTTTCTAGCTGAGTAGCACATGCATGGCGAATTTCTTGCTCATCAAAAAGTAAACAAAGTTGGCTTGGGCCACGTTGTTTATTTAACACATCAACAAATAAAGTAAATTCGTGTTTTTCAAGTAATAAGCAAGAGCACGGTACTAATGCCATTGCCACATTTGCATTTATGGCCTGCGTGTAAGCACACGCTAGCAGTTGCAACTCTACTTTTAAGTGTTGCTCTTTGTCGGTAGCAAATTTTTTCAAAACCTCAAAACTGGTAAACCCTAAAATAGGATGCTCACCGAACGCTTCAAAAAGCGATTCAGATTGCTGTTGCTCGTTTAGTGTAATAATTTCTGAGCTTCTAAAGCTCATTGGCATAACATCAAGATGATGCAGTGCTTTTTGCCCTACATCAGCTATTGATTGAGTGAGCAACGGATGAAACAGCTCGTAACGATTTTTTCCAGAATTCTTTGCATGATACATCGCGGCATCAGCATCACGAATAATTTCGTCGGTATGCTTATAGCTTTGTTTTGAGTAGTTTATCCCAATGCTAGCACCGCTTTGCAGCAAAGTGCCTTTAATATTAAAAGGCTTTTTCATTAAATCGATAATACGATTAGCCACATCTTCGGCCTGTTGTGGTTCGGTTAAATGCGTTAGTAAAATAACGAATTCATCTCCACCTAAACGGGCTAATAAATCATGTTCACGAATACATTGTGAAAACAGCTCACTCACATTAATTAAGAATTGATCGCCAGCTTGGTGACCTAGTTGGTCGTTAATATCTTTAAACTTATCTAAATCAATAAACAGAACAGCAAATTGACGCTCTGGAAAACGCTGAAAATGTTGAAGTGTTTTTTCTAATTGGGTTAAAAATAAACTGCGGTTTGGCAAGCTTGTTAACGAATCGTGATGGGCGTCATGATAAAGCTGCTGCTCTATTTTTTTTCGTTCTTCAATTTGCATTTGCAAATGCAAATTAGTTTGTTGCAGTTCTTTTGTTTTTTCGTTTACTCTAAATTCAAGCTCTTGGTGACTTTTAGCTATAGCCTGATTTGCAAGCTTAGTTTGTAAAACAGCCGCTATTTGGTGCGATACAAAGGTAATTAATTCGTTATCGTCTTGACTAAAAATATGTTTATTGTTGTATGCTTGGCACACAATAAGGCCAATAACACCCTGCGATGTTTTTAAAGGTGCGCCTAGCCAGCTCGTCGCTTTTTGTTTGTTAGGAACGGGGGCTGAACGTTGTACCACGCCACTATTTAATAATGCTTGTGCTTTTTCTGGGTTAATAAGCTGTGTTTCTTCGGTGCTTATTACTAATTCGCTGTAGCCTTTGGCAAACTGGCGGGGCTGAGTATTTTCCTTATATTCATCAACACAGTAAGGGAATGTTATCCAGCCTGAGTCTTTGTCATAAAGTGCAATATAAAGATTTTCTGCGTAGGTAATTGTTTTTATTATGCCATGTATTTTAACGTAAGCATCATCAAGATTTTTAGCTTGAGTGGCGATTTCAGATACTTTAAATAAAATTTGTTGACGTTGCAGCGCGCGTTTACGATTAGCTACTTCAAGATTAAGTGCATCGTTACTTTGAGTCAGTGCTCGAGTGCGAATTTTTACTTCTGACTCTAAATACTCACGTTTTTTTACACGTTCTATCGCCGTCGCTAAATATAGCGACATCACTTCAAGAAGTTGTATTTGCTGGGAGTTATAACTTTGATTTATGTCATAGCTTTGAGCGGCTAACACACCAATAATATTTTTTTCTTGGTACACAGGTAC
This DNA window, taken from Pseudoalteromonas marina, encodes the following:
- a CDS encoding NADH dehydrogenase, producing the protein MTKTAVVIGATGLVGSELLTALLSCAEYSQVVAITRRALPLSHPQLTNHVIDFEKLTQYSDLFKGDVFFSCLGTTLKQAGSVDAQRKVDFDYQFIAAQLAACNGISHYCLVSSSGANANSNSAYLKMKGQLEQQVVPLAFNKISIFQPSLLIGERDHFRLAEKIGSVILPLLTKIGFLKRYKPITGKQVALKVLAVSLEQKEAQKYYVLDELFI
- the ubiK gene encoding ubiquinone biosynthesis accessory factor UbiK; its protein translation is MINPAKLEEIAKQITSNMPQGVKNLADTLEGKTKQVLQNKLAEMDFVSREEFDIQSQVLIRTREKLTELEAKVAILEQQLNENTNAE
- the rep gene encoding DNA helicase Rep; the protein is MKLNPKQDEAVKYISGPCLVLAGAGSGKTRVITNKIAYLVQKCEYKARNIAAVTFTNKAAKEMRERVLQTLGKQEAKGLWVSTFHTLGLEIIKKEISTLGFKPGFSLFDDQDTNQLLSELTEDELKKDKDLLKLLKMEIGSWKNELVLPEQAIREARDAQKALFAQLYARYQTQLRAYNALDFDDLIMIPTLLLTSNATSRERWQQRFKYLLVDEYQDTNTSQYQLVKLLVGERARFTVVGDDDQSIYSWRGARPQNLVLLSKDYPGLRLIKLEQNYRSAQRILKSANILIANNPHDIEKKLFSELGYGEPIKVIGCRDEEHESERVVAEIISHKFMKRTSYKDYAILYRGNHQARGFEKSLMSNRIPYKISGGMSFFARSEIKDIMAYLRLLVNQDDDNAFLRIVNTPRREIGTVTLEKLGTLANEKHQSLFATCFDNDLSYRLKGRGFNALAGFARWIVELSDNAVRSDTLEAVKDLVRNINYEAYLYESSPSAKAAEMRMKNVSELYRWITDMLTGDADNEPMTLAEVVSKLTLRDMLERNEEEDESDAVQLLTLHASKGLEYPYVFMVGMEEGLLPHQVSIDEDNVDEERRLAYVGITRAQQELTLTYAKIRRQFGETSETELSRFVQELPQDDLAFENKKAPSSQAERMEKGQARVANLRAMFKKPE
- a CDS encoding methyltransferase, which encodes MTLAEQFTSLDSILKRTRIYWQCTAFDFDAIPWPELRGILNSLTDEQVATLDTKQNELIDFFNPHINLLDELQLLCELPQANTLRYNYPFWISNGIKGRKFEQLQDFVSALPNTKLPVLEWCAGKGHLGRMLAFNGATQVSSVELQSTLCEQGQKAALQQGLAMQFSQVDVLKDDTTSLFNTQMHAVALHACGALHQAMMRKAIAANVQQISFSPCCYHLFTPNDYLPMSELAKQSQLRLTHRDLKLALQETVTAPTRVNKIRKTELEWRLGFDALRRSITNELHYVSVPSVNKAVFSGSFKSFCEWAGDKKALKIPQDIDYEYFLSVGVARKKVTDRVELVRHVFRRAIEVWLVLDRALYLQQHGYQVSIKTFCEKQLTPRNILILANTNPSINN
- the can gene encoding carbonate dehydratase, with the protein product MRKLKNLFDNNKNWAARTSEANPEFFKILSMQQNPEYLWIGCSDSRVPANQIVDLLPGELFVHRNVANVVVHTDHNCLSVMQYAVEVLKVKHIMVVGHYGCGGVQAVLSDAKFGFIDNWLRHVGDVKEKHIDQLNSIDEEQRLSRLIELNVIEQVRNVCRTNIVQDAWERGQDLTIHGWVYGLENGHLHDLEAVVTCAEEESDSYKRAIQHVFKKAGCE